One genomic region from Epinephelus moara isolate mb chromosome 8, YSFRI_EMoa_1.0, whole genome shotgun sequence encodes:
- the rpl35 gene encoding 60S ribosomal protein L35, whose translation MAKIKARDLRGKKKEELLKQLDDLKNELSQLRVAKVTGGAASKLSKIRVVRKSIARVLTVINQTQKENLRKFYKGKKYKPLDLRPKKTRALRRRLNKHEESLRTKKQQRKDLLYSIRKFAVKA comes from the exons ATG GCCAAGATCAAGGCAAGAGATCTGCGGGGCAAGAAGAAGGAAGAGCTGCTCAAGCAGCTGGACGACCTGAAAAATGAACTGTCCCAGCTCCGTGTGGCCAAGGTTACCGGCGGAGCCGCTTCCAAGCTCTCAAAGAT CCGTGTTGTCCGCAAATCCATCGCCAGAGTCCTGACTGTAATCAACCAGACACAGAAGGAGAACCTGAGGAAGTTCTACAAG GGTAAGAAGTACAAGCCCCTGGATCTGAGACCCAAGAAGACCAGAGCTCTGCGCCGCCGTCTCAACAAGCATGAAGAGAGTCTGCGGACCAAAAAACAGCAGAGGAAAGACCTCCTCTACTCCATCCGCAAATTTGCTGTCAAAGCTTAG